Proteins co-encoded in one Salvia splendens isolate huo1 chromosome 4, SspV2, whole genome shotgun sequence genomic window:
- the LOC121799806 gene encoding dihydrolipoyl dehydrogenase 2, chloroplastic isoform X1 has translation MHASISPLSTSILPYSTLRPHSSSRLCGLRREAFGFRSPPQFRNRGVGAVSAKANSRRLSVFSASNSAAGNGSSAPASFDYDLVIIGAGVGGHGAALHAVERGLKTAIIEGDVMGGTCVNRGCVPSKALLAVSGRMRELQDEHHLKALGLQVAAAGYDRQAVADHANNLASKIRGNLTNSLKALGVDILTGFGTIVGPQKVKYGKIGSSDNVVTAKDIIIATGSVPFVPRGIEVDGKTVITSDHALKLEFVPDWIAIVGSGYIGLEFSDVYTALGSEVTFIEAMDQLMPGFDPEIGKLAQRVLINPRKIDYHTGVFATKITPAKDGKPVTIELIDAKTKEPKDTLEVDAALIATGRAPFTKGLGLENINVETQRGFVPVDERMRVIDADGNLIPHLYCIGDANGKLMLAHTASAQGISVVEQLTGNDHVLNHLSIPAACFTHPEISMVGLTEPQAREKAENQGFEISIAKTSFKANTKALAENEGEGLAKLIYRPDTGEILGVHIFGMHAADLIHEASNAIALGTRVQDIKFAVHAHPTLSEVLDELYKSAKVNSHNNKPASEPVAV, from the exons ATGCATGCTTCAATTTCGCCTCTGTCGACCTCCATCCTGCCGTATTCCACTCTCCGGCCACATTCGAGTTCGCGACTGTGCGGCCTCCGGAGAGAGGCGTTTGGATTTCGCTCGCCGCCGCAGTTCCGGAATCGCGGCGTCGGAGCTGTCTCAGCGAAGGCGAATTCTCGGCGGCTGTCAGTTTTCTCGGCTTCGAATTCAGCTGCGGGCAATGGAAGCAGCGCTCCGGCATCGTTCGATTATGATCTCGTCATTATTGGAGCTGGTGTCGGCGGCCATGGGGCTGCGCTGCATGCCGTGGAGAGA GGTCTCAAAACAGCTATTATTGAGGGCGATGTGATGGGTGGAACTTGTGTAAATCGAGGGTGTGTTCCTTCTAAAGCCCTACTAGCAGTAAGTGGTAGGATGCGTGAACTTCAAGATGAGCATCATCTGAAAGCTTTAGGTTTGCAG GTTGCTGCTGCCGGGTATGACAGACAGGCAGTCGCTGACCATGCTAATAATCTTGCTTCAAAAATCCGTGGTAATTTGACTAATTCACTGAAAGCACTTGGCGTGGACATTTTAACAGGATTTGGCACCATAGTG GGCCCTCAGAAAGTCAAATATGGGAAAATTGGTTCATCTGACAATGTGGTTACTGCAAAGGACATAATTATTGCCACGGGGTCAGTTCCTTTTGTTCCTAGAGGAATTGAAGTTGATG GGAAGACGGTAATAACCAGTGATCATGCCCTTAAATTGGAATTTGTTCCTGATTGGATCGCCATAGTTGGAAGTGGTTACATTGGGCTTGAGTTCAGTGATGTATACACTGCTCTTGGTAGTGAG GTTACATTTATTGAAGCTATGGATCAACTTATGCCCGGATTTGATCCAGAGATAGGCAAGCTTGCTCAACGAGTTTTGATAAATCCACGAAAAATTGACTATCACACCGGAGTATTTGCTACCAAG ATAACTCCTGCAAAAGATGGGAAGCCAGTGACTATTGAGCTTATTGATGCGAAGACAAAAGAACCAAAAGATACATTGGAG GTCGATGCAGCCTTAATTGCAACCGGAAGGGCTCCATTCACAAAAGGCCTTGGACTGGAGAAT ATTAATGTGGAGACACAAAGAGGATTTGTTCCTGTTGATGAGCGCATGAGAGTGATTGACGCAGATGGAAACCTG ATCCCACACTTGTACTGCATTGGTGATGCAAATGGTAAATTGATGCTCGCCCATACAGCAAGCGCTCAAGGAATTTCTG TTGTCGAACAACTTACTGGAAATGATCACGTGCTTAACCATTTAAGCATTCCAGCAGCCTGTTTCACTCATCCCGAGATCAGTATGGTTGGACTGACCGAG CCTCAAGCAAGGGAAAAGGCTGAAAATCAGGGGTTTGAAATAAGTATTGCCAAAACGAGTTTCAAGGCCAACACCAAGGCCTTGGCTGAAAACGAAGGGGAAGGGCTCGCAAAG ttgATATACAGACCTGACACTGGTGAAATTCTTGGCGTTCACATTTTTGGGATGCACGCTGCAGACCTCATACACGAAGCATCTAATGCTATTGCACTAGGAACCAGAGTTCAG GACATAAAGTTTGCCGTTCATGCACACCCAACATTATCCGAAGTTCTTGACGAGCTATATAAATCAGCAAAG GTAAACTCCCATAATAATAAGCCAGCTAGTGAACCAGTCGCTGTATAA
- the LOC121799806 gene encoding dihydrolipoyl dehydrogenase 2, chloroplastic isoform X2: MGGTCVNRGCVPSKALLAVSGRMRELQDEHHLKALGLQVAAAGYDRQAVADHANNLASKIRGNLTNSLKALGVDILTGFGTIVGPQKVKYGKIGSSDNVVTAKDIIIATGSVPFVPRGIEVDGKTVITSDHALKLEFVPDWIAIVGSGYIGLEFSDVYTALGSEVTFIEAMDQLMPGFDPEIGKLAQRVLINPRKIDYHTGVFATKITPAKDGKPVTIELIDAKTKEPKDTLEVDAALIATGRAPFTKGLGLENINVETQRGFVPVDERMRVIDADGNLIPHLYCIGDANGKLMLAHTASAQGISVVEQLTGNDHVLNHLSIPAACFTHPEISMVGLTEPQAREKAENQGFEISIAKTSFKANTKALAENEGEGLAKLIYRPDTGEILGVHIFGMHAADLIHEASNAIALGTRVQDIKFAVHAHPTLSEVLDELYKSAKVNSHNNKPASEPVAV; encoded by the exons ATGGGTGGAACTTGTGTAAATCGAGGGTGTGTTCCTTCTAAAGCCCTACTAGCAGTAAGTGGTAGGATGCGTGAACTTCAAGATGAGCATCATCTGAAAGCTTTAGGTTTGCAG GTTGCTGCTGCCGGGTATGACAGACAGGCAGTCGCTGACCATGCTAATAATCTTGCTTCAAAAATCCGTGGTAATTTGACTAATTCACTGAAAGCACTTGGCGTGGACATTTTAACAGGATTTGGCACCATAGTG GGCCCTCAGAAAGTCAAATATGGGAAAATTGGTTCATCTGACAATGTGGTTACTGCAAAGGACATAATTATTGCCACGGGGTCAGTTCCTTTTGTTCCTAGAGGAATTGAAGTTGATG GGAAGACGGTAATAACCAGTGATCATGCCCTTAAATTGGAATTTGTTCCTGATTGGATCGCCATAGTTGGAAGTGGTTACATTGGGCTTGAGTTCAGTGATGTATACACTGCTCTTGGTAGTGAG GTTACATTTATTGAAGCTATGGATCAACTTATGCCCGGATTTGATCCAGAGATAGGCAAGCTTGCTCAACGAGTTTTGATAAATCCACGAAAAATTGACTATCACACCGGAGTATTTGCTACCAAG ATAACTCCTGCAAAAGATGGGAAGCCAGTGACTATTGAGCTTATTGATGCGAAGACAAAAGAACCAAAAGATACATTGGAG GTCGATGCAGCCTTAATTGCAACCGGAAGGGCTCCATTCACAAAAGGCCTTGGACTGGAGAAT ATTAATGTGGAGACACAAAGAGGATTTGTTCCTGTTGATGAGCGCATGAGAGTGATTGACGCAGATGGAAACCTG ATCCCACACTTGTACTGCATTGGTGATGCAAATGGTAAATTGATGCTCGCCCATACAGCAAGCGCTCAAGGAATTTCTG TTGTCGAACAACTTACTGGAAATGATCACGTGCTTAACCATTTAAGCATTCCAGCAGCCTGTTTCACTCATCCCGAGATCAGTATGGTTGGACTGACCGAG CCTCAAGCAAGGGAAAAGGCTGAAAATCAGGGGTTTGAAATAAGTATTGCCAAAACGAGTTTCAAGGCCAACACCAAGGCCTTGGCTGAAAACGAAGGGGAAGGGCTCGCAAAG ttgATATACAGACCTGACACTGGTGAAATTCTTGGCGTTCACATTTTTGGGATGCACGCTGCAGACCTCATACACGAAGCATCTAATGCTATTGCACTAGGAACCAGAGTTCAG GACATAAAGTTTGCCGTTCATGCACACCCAACATTATCCGAAGTTCTTGACGAGCTATATAAATCAGCAAAG GTAAACTCCCATAATAATAAGCCAGCTAGTGAACCAGTCGCTGTATAA
- the LOC121801096 gene encoding putative late blight resistance protein homolog R1A-10 has product MAYNLQSLITILEGILNPHQSLWNVDRNKPQLQSLLQKAESLLQILEKSSLTNIPSNLESQIRDISYKTEDIIETRIVSSKLMQDRITKFEQVVSNRVSLAFPTSDLQQVTKDLDLAMEQVLKLKETRNTMLSGASFSHGEVQQAAQQLESINLAEVVEKKMPALSSSKNNLVGVDADLLKLKDRLTNMQSKLEIIPITGMGGIGKSTLALSLYDDPLITTHFDYRGWAAISQLPNIRDILLSLLRRQNEKIDAELNECNENELKDILYKRLFGRRYMIVLDDIWSNKLWDEIRMYFPDNNNGSRIVITTRESNVAQHIVNSKSLHHNLQLLNMSASWDLLRQTVFGEEDCPLELQEKGTKIASDCGGLPLALHVIGGLLSKVQRPRDVWEQFSTDVKASIVESNEQFSNVLSLSYNHLPICLKPCFLYMGVFPEDHEIKGSKLTSLWIANGFVKSNGDKSLEEEAKDYLKVLVERNLLLVTRKKSNGKSLTYSIHDLLRDLCIRNAKEEKFLHVKDSMRRVLLVFVSEQEIREREDAKANYFPWANFKIENFRICSKLILNSNTAIIASRERFESFSVETVTASFDHGINENFFYQPNDDIIPD; this is encoded by the exons ATGGCATACAATCTTCAATCGCTCATCACCATCCTTGAAGGAATACTTAATCCTCACCAATCACTTTGGAATGTTGATCGCAACAAACCACAACTCCAATCCCTACTCCAAAAGGCTGAATCTCTGCTACAGATTCTTGAAAAGTCTTCACTCACCAATATACCAAGTAATTTGGAGAGCCAAATCAGAGACATTTCATATAAAACAGAAGATATTATTGAAACAAGAATTGTTTCTTCAAAACTTATGCAAGACCGGATTACTAAGTTTGAGCAAGTGGTTTCCAACCGCGTGAGCTTGGCCTTTCCCACATCAGATCTGCAGCAAGTAACTAAAGATCTGGATTTGGCAATGGAACAAGTCTTGAAGCTCAAGGAGACGAGGAACACCATGTTAAGTGGTGCTTCTTTCTCACATGGTGAAGTGCAGCAAGCAGCCCAACAACTTGAATCTATAAACCTCGCGGAGGTGGTGGAAAAGAAGATGCCGGCTTTGTCAAGCTCCAAGAACAATTTGGTGGGAGTTGATGCAGATCTGTTGAAGTTGAAGGATCGGCTTACAAACATGCAGAGCAAGCTGGAGATCATTCCCATTACTGGGATGGGTGGGATTGGTAAGTCCACTCTTGCTTTAAGTCTTTATGACGATCCGCTCATCACTACTCACTTTGATTATCGTGGCTGGGCTGCAATTTCACAACTTCCCAATATACGAGATATTCTATTAAGTCTTCTTCGTCGCCAAAACGAAAAGATTGATGCTGAACTAAATGAATGTAATGAAAATGAGTTGAAAGATATATTGTATAAGAGGTTGTTCGGGCGCAGATACATGATTGTGTTAGATGATATATGGAGTAACAAGTTATGGGATGAGATAAGGATGTATTTTCCAGACAACAATAACGGGAGTCGAATTGTGATCACCACTAGGGAATCTAATGTAGCCCAACACATTGTAAACTCCAAGAGTTTGCATCATAACCTGCAATTGCTTAATATGTCAGCAAGTTGGGATCTACTTCGCCAAACTGTATTTGGAGAAGAGGATTGCCCTCTTGAATTACAAGAGAAAGGAACTAAGATTGCGAGTGATTGCGGTGGGCTTCCTCTAGCCCTTCATGTGATTGGAGGGTTGTTGTCAAAGGTCCAAAGACCAAGAGATGTATGGGAACAATTTTCAACAGATGTGAAAGCTTCCATTGTTGAATCAAATGAGCAATTCTCCAATGTATTATCCTTGAGTTATAACCACTTACCCATTTGCTTGAAACCATGTTTCTTATATATGGGAGTTTTTCCTGAAGATCATGAGATTAAGGGATCTAAACTTACGAGTCTATGGATAGCTAACGGATTTGTGAAATCTAATGGTGATAAGAGTTTGGAGGAAGAGGCTAAGGATTACTTAAAAGTTCTCGTGGAGAGGAATCTACTTTTGGTTACACGAAAAAAGTCTAATGGGAAATCATTGACTTACTCAATCCATGATCTTTTGAGGGATTTATGCATAAGGAATGCTAAAGAGGAGAAGTTTTTACACGTTAAGGATTCGATGCGACGT GTTTTGCTGGTGTTTGTGAGCGAGCAAGAGAtcagagagagagaagatgCAAAGG CAAACTATTTTCCTTGGGCAAATTTTAAGATTGAGAATTTCAGAATATGTAGCAAATTGATCTTGAATTCCAACACAGCTATTATTGCTTCTAGGGAACGATTTG AATCTTTCAGTGTAGAGACTGTTACTGCCTCATTTGATCATGGGATCAATGAGAACTTCTTTTATCAACCAAATGATGATATTATACCAGATTAG
- the LOC121799805 gene encoding putative late blight resistance protein homolog R1A-10 isoform X1, with protein sequence MAYNLQSLLTIIEQSLGSKESDWILHYYKPQLKSLLQKASNLQENLEKHSLPIMKSLERKIREVSRKAEDIIESHMILHFSYITQELQQVTQEIDYITDQVAKLMDGDDKKTRKVSSRSGASSTSAKSIVVGVDADLKLLTDWLFANQSKLEIVPIVGMAGIGKTTLAQKLYEDPSIVSCFACAWATISQDYNMREILASLLRCIIGKDFDKHSGKGSDELKVILHQSLFGKRYMIVLDDIWSTKFWYEMRNYFPDNNNGSRIVITARESGVANFAGTKQHKVEVLSESVSWDLLRRIVFGEKECPHELKGIGTKIVSGCHGLPLAIHVIGGLLSKVERSRDVWEKIANDVTAAIAKTDEQFNSILSLSYNHLPNHLKPCFLYMGAFPEDYRIKGSRLIRMWLAEGFVKSNCNRSLEKEAEDFLHDLVERNLFLVREYKYGKPKSYSMHDMLRDLCIMISDEDKFLHVQKGRKVTFSNPCRVSVQASHGMEDFNASAESMSPARSFIGIGCRELPSGAFFTLRLLRVLDVMDMWFAAFPREIFEFANLRFLAFSCNARIPSGISRLCYLQTLITRSLGIDVPSELWQLSELRNLNVKGFELLNDVELKHSVLVKVQMISSVFVPDSVYRRGFFKTIPNIKKLGIVTDEKTSTEIDLSHLQELKVLSCTSRTFPDCSDCLPRVSFPCNIKKLILVNYEINPGVLKALCALHKLEVLKICECKFVSEAGTSDEEWVAEDEDEFCSLQFLTLQELTLERWKADCTNFPRLRHLCVNYCGKLEEIPSGFEEIPTLQLIELYECTTSVVASAQQIQKVQHEDSGNNDLKLCII encoded by the coding sequence ATGGCCTACAATCTTCAATCCCTCCTCACCATCATTGAACAAAGCCTTGGTTCTAAAGAAAGCGACTGGATTTTGCATTACTACAAACCACAACTCAAATCTCTTCTTCAAAAAGCTTCTAATCTGCAGGAGAATCTTGAAAAACATTCACTCCCAATTATGAAAAGTTTGGAGAGAAAAATTCGAGAAGTTTCACGTAAAGCAGAAGACATCATTGAATCACATATGATTCTGCACTTTTCTTATATCACACAAGAGCTACAACAAGTAACTCAAGAAATTGACTATATAACGGATCAAGTGGCGAAGCTCATGGACGGGGACGATAAGAAGACACGGAAGGTCAGTTCACGAAGTGGTGCTTCTTCCACGAGTGCAAAAAGCATTGTGGTCGGAGTTGATGCAGATCTGAAGCTGTTGACGGATTGGCTGTTCGCAAATCAGAGCAAACTGGAGATCGTCCCCATCGTTGGAATGGCTGGCATTGGTAAAACAACTCTAGCTCAAAAACTTTATGAAGATCCATCCATTGTTTCTTGCTTTGCTTGTGCTTGGGCCACGATTTCACAAGATTATAATATGCGAGAGATTTTAGCTAGCCTTCTTCGTTGCATAATTGGAAAAGATTTTGATAAACATTCTGGAAAGGGAAGTGATGAGTTAAAAGTTATTTTGCATCAGAGTTTGTTTGGTAAAAGATATATGATCGTATTGGATGATATATGGAGCACCAAATTTTGGTACGAGATGAGGAACTACTTCCCAGACAACAATAACGGGAGTCGAATTGTGATCACTGCTAGGGAATCAGGTGTAGCAAATTTCGCAGGCACAAAGCAGCATAAGGTGGAGGTGCTAAGCGAGTCTGTAAGTTGGGATTTACTTCGCCGAATTGTGTTTGGAGAAAAGGAGTGTCCTCATGAATTAAAAGGGATAGGAACAAAGATTGTTAGTGGTTGTCATGGGCTTCCTCTTGCCATTCATGTGATTGGAGGGCTCTTGTCAAAGGTCGAAAGATCAAGAGATGTTTGGGAGAAAATTGCTAATGACGTAACAGCTGCAATTGCAAAAACAGACGAGCAATTCAACAGTATATTGTCTTTAAGTTATAACCACTTACCAAATCACTTGAAACCATGTTTCCTATACATGGGAGCTTTCCCTGAGGACTACAGGATTAAGGGCTCCAGGCTCATACGTATGTGGTTGGCAGAAGGATTTGTGAAATCAAATTGTAACAGAAGTTTGGAGAAAGAGGCGGAGGACTTCCTGCACGATTTGGTAGAGAGAAATCTGTTTTTGGTTAGAGAATACAAGTATGGAAAACCAAAGAGTTACAGCATGCATGATATGTTGAGAGATCTATGCATTATGATATCCGATGAAGATAAGTTTCTACATGTCCAGAAAGGCCGCAAGGTCACATTCTCTAACCCATGCCGCGTGAGTGTTCAAGCATCACATGGAATGGAAGATTTTAATGCTTCGGCAGAGTCCATGTCACCTGCTCGATCTTTTATAGGCATTGGTTGTCGTGAGCTTCCATCTGGCGCCTTTTTCACATTAAGATTGCTAAGGGTGTTGGATGTAATGGATATGTGGTTCGCAGCATTCCCAAGAGAAATATTTGAATTCGCCAACCTACGCTTCTTAGCTTTCAGCTGCAATGCAAGAATACCTAGTGGAATATCAAGATTGTGCTATTTGCAAACCTTGATTACTCGCTCATTGGGGATTGATGTGCCATCTGAGCTATGGCAGCTCTCGGAGTTGAGAAATCTCAATGTGAAAGGATTCGAGTTGCTTAACGATGTGGAACTGAAACACAGTGTTCTGGTGAAGGTGCAAATGATATCAAGTGTGTTTGTACCTGATTCAGTATATAGGAGAGGTTTCTTCAAAACTATTCCTAATATCAAAAAGTTGGGAATTGTTACTGACGAGAAAACATCCACGGAAATTGATCTTAGCCATCTTCAGGAGCTCAAAGTACTAAGTTGCACATCTAGAACCTTTCCAGATTGTTCGGATTGTCTTCCCAGAGTAAGCTTTCCTTGTAATATCAAAAAACTAATTCTGGTTAACTATGAAATAAATCCAGGAGTGTTGAAGGCTCTGTGTGCGCTACATAAGCTGGAGGTGCTCAAGATATGTGAATGCAAGTTTGTAAGTGAGGCGGGAACAAGTGATGAAGAGTGGGTGGCAGAAGATGAAGACGAGTTCTGCTCACTCCAGTTTCTAACTCTTCAAGAACTGACTCTTGAGCGTTGGAAAGCTGATTGCACCAACTTCCCTAGACTCCGCCACCTGTGTGTAAATTACTGTGGGAAACTAGAGGAAATCCCTAGCGGCTTTGAAGAAATCCCAACGCTCCAACTCATTGAATTGTATGAATGCACCACTTCTGTTGTGGCCTCAGCACAACAAATTCAGAAGGTGCAGCATGAAGATAGTGGAAATAACGACCTCAAACTTTGTATCATATGA
- the LOC121799805 gene encoding putative late blight resistance protein homolog R1A-10 isoform X2 yields the protein MAYNLQSLLTIIEQSLGSKESDWILHYYKPQLKSLLQKASNLQENLEKHSLPIMKSLERKIREVSRKAEDIIESHMILHFSYITQELQQVTQEIDYITDQVAKLMDGDDKKTRKVSSRSGASSTSAKSIVVGVDADLKLLTDWLFANQSKLEIVPIVGMAGIGKTTLAQKLYEDPSIVSCFACAWATISQDYNMREILASLLRCIIGKDFDKHSGKGSDELKVILHQSLFGKRYMIVLDDIWSTKFWYEMRNYFPDNNNGSRIVITARESGVANFAGTKQHKVEVLSESVSWDLLRRIVFGEKECPHELKGIGTKIVSGCHGLPLAIHVIGGLLSKVERSRDVWEKIANDVTAAIAKTDEQFNSILSLSYNHLPNHLKPCFLYMGAFPEDYRIKGSRLIRMWLAEGFVKSNCNRSLEKEAEDFLHDLVERNLFLVREYKYGKPKSYSMHDMLRDLCIMISDEDKFLHVQKGRKVTFSNPCRVSVQASHGMEDFNASAESMSPARSFIGIGCRELPSGAFFTLRLLRVLDVMDMWFAAFPREIFEFANLRFLAFSCNARIPSGISRLCYLQTLITRSLGIDVPSELWQLSELRNLNVKGFELLNDVELKHSVLVKVQMISSVFVPDSVYRRGFFKTIPNIKKLGIVTDEKTSTEIDLSHLQELKEC from the exons ATGGCCTACAATCTTCAATCCCTCCTCACCATCATTGAACAAAGCCTTGGTTCTAAAGAAAGCGACTGGATTTTGCATTACTACAAACCACAACTCAAATCTCTTCTTCAAAAAGCTTCTAATCTGCAGGAGAATCTTGAAAAACATTCACTCCCAATTATGAAAAGTTTGGAGAGAAAAATTCGAGAAGTTTCACGTAAAGCAGAAGACATCATTGAATCACATATGATTCTGCACTTTTCTTATATCACACAAGAGCTACAACAAGTAACTCAAGAAATTGACTATATAACGGATCAAGTGGCGAAGCTCATGGACGGGGACGATAAGAAGACACGGAAGGTCAGTTCACGAAGTGGTGCTTCTTCCACGAGTGCAAAAAGCATTGTGGTCGGAGTTGATGCAGATCTGAAGCTGTTGACGGATTGGCTGTTCGCAAATCAGAGCAAACTGGAGATCGTCCCCATCGTTGGAATGGCTGGCATTGGTAAAACAACTCTAGCTCAAAAACTTTATGAAGATCCATCCATTGTTTCTTGCTTTGCTTGTGCTTGGGCCACGATTTCACAAGATTATAATATGCGAGAGATTTTAGCTAGCCTTCTTCGTTGCATAATTGGAAAAGATTTTGATAAACATTCTGGAAAGGGAAGTGATGAGTTAAAAGTTATTTTGCATCAGAGTTTGTTTGGTAAAAGATATATGATCGTATTGGATGATATATGGAGCACCAAATTTTGGTACGAGATGAGGAACTACTTCCCAGACAACAATAACGGGAGTCGAATTGTGATCACTGCTAGGGAATCAGGTGTAGCAAATTTCGCAGGCACAAAGCAGCATAAGGTGGAGGTGCTAAGCGAGTCTGTAAGTTGGGATTTACTTCGCCGAATTGTGTTTGGAGAAAAGGAGTGTCCTCATGAATTAAAAGGGATAGGAACAAAGATTGTTAGTGGTTGTCATGGGCTTCCTCTTGCCATTCATGTGATTGGAGGGCTCTTGTCAAAGGTCGAAAGATCAAGAGATGTTTGGGAGAAAATTGCTAATGACGTAACAGCTGCAATTGCAAAAACAGACGAGCAATTCAACAGTATATTGTCTTTAAGTTATAACCACTTACCAAATCACTTGAAACCATGTTTCCTATACATGGGAGCTTTCCCTGAGGACTACAGGATTAAGGGCTCCAGGCTCATACGTATGTGGTTGGCAGAAGGATTTGTGAAATCAAATTGTAACAGAAGTTTGGAGAAAGAGGCGGAGGACTTCCTGCACGATTTGGTAGAGAGAAATCTGTTTTTGGTTAGAGAATACAAGTATGGAAAACCAAAGAGTTACAGCATGCATGATATGTTGAGAGATCTATGCATTATGATATCCGATGAAGATAAGTTTCTACATGTCCAGAAAGGCCGCAAGGTCACATTCTCTAACCCATGCCGCGTGAGTGTTCAAGCATCACATGGAATGGAAGATTTTAATGCTTCGGCAGAGTCCATGTCACCTGCTCGATCTTTTATAGGCATTGGTTGTCGTGAGCTTCCATCTGGCGCCTTTTTCACATTAAGATTGCTAAGGGTGTTGGATGTAATGGATATGTGGTTCGCAGCATTCCCAAGAGAAATATTTGAATTCGCCAACCTACGCTTCTTAGCTTTCAGCTGCAATGCAAGAATACCTAGTGGAATATCAAGATTGTGCTATTTGCAAACCTTGATTACTCGCTCATTGGGGATTGATGTGCCATCTGAGCTATGGCAGCTCTCGGAGTTGAGAAATCTCAATGTGAAAGGATTCGAGTTGCTTAACGATGTGGAACTGAAACACAGTGTTCTGGTGAAGGTGCAAATGATATCAAGTGTGTTTGTACCTGATTCAGTATATAGGAGAGGTTTCTTCAAAACTATTCCTAATATCAAAAAGTTGGGAATTGTTACTGACGAGAAAACATCCACGGAAATTGATCTTAGCCATCTTCAGGAGCTCAAA GAGTGTTGA